From Nematostella vectensis chromosome 14, jaNemVect1.1, whole genome shotgun sequence, a single genomic window includes:
- the LOC5509911 gene encoding trifunctional purine biosynthetic protein adenosine-3 has translation MGDKVLLIGSGGREHAIAWKLSQSDHVSTIYIAPGNAGTKGHKMQNVSSSVLDVNVNENVVSYCRDNKVDFVVVGPEAPLANGIADSLQDAGIPCFGPSQKAAQIEASKDFAKHFMSRHDIPTAKFASFTDADKACEHIRKADYAALVVKASGLAAGKGVVVASDKDEAIKAVHDMLKDNIFGDAGSTIVIEEKLEGEEFSVLAFTDGKTIAAMPPAQDHKTLLDGDKGPNTGGMGAYAPCPQISDDVLETIKRDVLQRAVDGMREEGCPYIGVLYAGIMLTNDGPKVLEFNCRFGDPETQVLLPLLKSDLYATMMECVTGELEMSMPVFAAGKVAVGVVMASGGYPGSYKKGLTIHGLEGVMSLEDTLVFHAGTKPNESRDQVVTSGGRVLAVVGLSETVVLAQEKAYEGVKGICFDDCYYRKDIATKACRSAPLSYFASGVNIDAGNSLVKAIKPLAAATARSGCSADLGGFGGFFDLAAAGYKDPLLVSGTDGVGTKLKVAQSVCCHGSVGIDLVAMCVNDILAHGAEPLYFLDYFACGKLDVGVAKEVVRGVAEGCSQAGCALIGGETAEMPGMYQNGEYDIAGFAVGAVEREQVLPRIQAIKTGDVLIGLASSGIHSNGFSLVRRVIEAAGLEFSCPAPFPTTQGVQSMTSLGMALLAPTRIYCKAVLPLMKGEGCKIKAFAHITGGGLVENIPRILPDGKGVELDANTWKIQPVFGWIWSQGQVATTEMVRTFNCGIGGVLIVEGSDAAFVLDSLRDAGETVWSIGQVIDFQDGIERVKINNIHHALENASADVTLFNTTPSSLADGVAKRIKLSNGDAAVNMPRMRVGVLISGSGTNLQALIDRSLRYDSHADIVLVISNKPGVQGLKRAQDAGIPTMVIKHKDFKNRVDFDMAVHAALEDAQVELVCLAGFMRILSGDFVRKWRGRLLNIHPSLLPSFKGIDAHQQVLAAGVCISGCTVHFVVEEVDAGAIITQEAVPVLPGDTVQSLQERVKTAEHRAYPRALELLASGKARLDVNGKVELTA, from the exons ATGGGCGATAAAGTACTGCTGATTGGTAGTGGAGGACGGGAACACGCTATAGCTTGGAAACTATCCCAATCCGACCATGTTTCCACGATTTATATCGCGCCGGGGAACGCTGGAACCAAAGGACACAAGATGCAAAATGTTTCATCTTCGGTACTAGACGTCAACGTTAACGAAAATGTCGTCTCCTATTGCCGTGATAACAAGGTTGATTTCGTCGTTGTTGGACCCGAAGCACCTCTGGCTAATGGCATAGCGGACTCTCTTCAAGATGCCGGAATTCCCTGTTTTGGTCCTAGCCAAAAGGCTGCTCAAATTGAAGCAAGCAAGGACTTCGCCAAACATTTCATGTCTCGACATGACATCCCCACGGCAAAATTTGCTTCTTTCACTGATGCCGACAAGGCATGTGAGCATATCAGGAAAGCAGACTACGCTGCTTTGGTTGTGAAGGCTAGCGGGTTGGCCGCGGGAAAGGGGGTTGTTGTGGCCAGTGACAAGGACGAGGCGATAAAAGCTGTCCATGACATGTTGAAG GACAATATCTTTGGTGATGCTGGCAGCACTATTGTTATTGAAGAAAAGTTAGAAGGAGAAGAGTTCTCA GTGTTGGCTTTCACAGATGGCAAAACCATTGCAGCGATGCCTCCAGCCCAAGACCATAAGACCCTGTTGGACGGTGACAAGGGACCAAACACAGGCGGCATGGGTGCCTATGCCCCTTGTCCTCAG ATATCTGATGATGTGCTAGAGACCATTAAAAGGGATGTGCTGCAAAGAGCTGTTGACGGCATGAGGGAAGAGGGATGCCCCTACATCGGCGTCCTATATGCCGGTATCATGCTCACCAATGATGGCCCTAAAGTGCTGGAGTTTAACTGTAGGTTTGGAGACCCAG AGACTCAAGTCCTGTTGCCTCTACTGAAGAGTGACCTTTATGCCACCATGATGGAGTGTGTAACTGGTGAGCTAGAGATGTCGATGCCAGTGTTCGCTGCTGGCAAGGTTGCTGTGGGTGTGGTTATGGCTAGCGGCGGTTACCCCGGCTCATACAAGAAGGGTCTTACCATCCATGGCTTAGAGGGTGTTATG AGCCTAGAAGACACCTTGGTGTTCCATGCTGGTACCAAACCAAACGAGTCAAGGGACCAGGTGGTCACGTCTGGAGGGCGAGTCCTTGCTGTTGTTGGCCTGTCCGAGACTGTGGTGTTAGCACAGGAGAAGGCGTATGAGGGAGTCAAGGGAATCTGCTTTGATGATTGTTATTACAGGAAGGACATAGCTACTAAGGCATGCAG ATCAGCACCCCTGAGCTACTTTGCATCTGGAGTAAATATAGATGCAGGTAACAGCCTAGTGAAGGCCATCAAACCGTTGGCAGCAGCGACGGCAAGAAGTGGCTGTTCAGCAGACCTGGGTGGGTTTGGGGGGTTCTTTGATTTGGCGGCAGCTGGGTATAAAGATCCCTTGCTAGTCAGTGGAACCGATGGAGTTGGCACTAAACTCAAG GTGGCTCAGTCAGTTTGTTGCCATGGTTCCGTCGGTATAGACCTGGTAGCTATGTGCGTTAATGACATCCTCGCACATGGAGCAGAGCCACTTTACTTCCTGGACTACTTCGCTTGCGGCAAGCTGGATGTGGGTGTGGCTAAGGAGGTGGTAAGGGGTGTGGCAGAAGGGTGTTCTCAGGCTGGATGTGCACTTATTGGAG GGGAGACAGCAGAGATGCCAGGGATGTATCAGAATGGAGAATATGACATCGCTGGCTTTGCCGTCGGGGCTGTGGAGAGAGAGCAAGTCCTCCCCCGCATTCAGGCAATTAAAACAGGCGATGTCCTAATTGGTCTGGCGTCCAGTGGGATTCACAGCAATGGTTTTAGTCTTGTGCGACGTGTGATTGAAGCTGCTGGTCTAGAATTCAGCTGCCCTGCACCCTTTCCCACCACCCAAGGGGTGCAGTCTATGACATCCTTAGGCATGGCTCTGTTGGCGCCGACACGCATCTACTGTAAAGCAGTGTTGCCACTGATGAAAGGGGAAGGTTGCAAGATCAAGGCCTTTGCTCACATAACAG GAGGAGGATTGGTGGAGAACATCCCCCGAATTCTTCCCGATGGGAAAGGTGTTGAACTGGATGCTAATACCTGGAAAATACAACCTGTGTTTGGCTGGATCTGGTCTCAAGGTCAAGTGGCGACGACTGAGATGGTGCGGACATTCAACTGTGGCATTGGTGGTGTTCTGATTGTTGAAGGTAGTGATGCAGCATTTGTTCTGGACAGTTTGCGGGATGCTGGAGAGACTGTCTGGAGTATTGGCCAG gTGATTGATTTTCAGGATGGAATTGAGCGGGTCAAAATCAACAATATACATCATGCTTTAGAAAATGCTTCTGCAGATGTCACCTTGTTCAACACTACGCCATCGTCACTTGCTGATGGTGTGGCAAAGAGAATTAAGCTTAGTAATGGAGATGCTGCTGTAAACAT GCCAAGAATGCGTGTTGGCGTGTTGATCTCAGGATCGGGAACAAACCTTCAAGCGTTGATTGACAGAAGTTTACGTTACGACAGCCATGCAGACATTGTTCTTGTCATCAGTAACAAGCCTGGGGTCCAAGGTCTCAAGCGGGCACAGGATGCTGGGATACCAACAATG GTCATCAAGCACAAGGATTTCAAGAACCGTGTTGACTTTGACATGGCTGTACACGCGGCACTGGAGGACGCCCAAGTGGAACTCGTGTGTCTAGCTGGCTTCATGCGGATACTTTCTGGCGACTTTGTGCGCAAGTGGCGAGGCCGACTGCTTAATATTCATCCGTCCCTCTTACCTTCCTTTAAGGGTATAGATGCCCACCAGCAAGTGCTCGCGGCAGGAGTCTGTATTTCAGGATGCACTGTCCATTTTGTTGTG GAGGAAGTGGATGCGGGTGCAATAATCACGCAGGAAGCAGTGCCTGTGTTGCCAGGGGATACGGTCCAGAGCTTACAAGAACGGGTAAAGACCGCTGAGCATCGTGCCTACCCGCGGGCTCTTGAACTGTTGGCCAGCGGAAAGGCTCGGCTTGATGTAAATGGAAAAGTGGAGTTAACAGCATAG